A single window of Mycolicibacterium madagascariense DNA harbors:
- a CDS encoding sensor domain-containing protein, protein MARWLACCAVSAILLSGCASTVHGVAVPATSALEILPTDDEISAVAGNTLSTFGFRPFVGGAEILPDGFRTDADASPIGCAAVTDTAPRIVYERLPVLEAARESYFNWDEGVDTSGADAAVIRLSTASATGDAFESFARQWQQCAGTTVVKHVLGTVVDAAISDVARRDGVVAATVRTQRQPGTATSRYERAIGMRGNTIVEVSLAITPKGERQPDPQAAAVRIAKDMLDRSAAPARP, encoded by the coding sequence ATGGCGCGATGGCTGGCGTGCTGCGCCGTGTCGGCCATCCTGTTGAGCGGCTGCGCCAGTACCGTGCACGGCGTCGCCGTGCCCGCCACGTCGGCGCTGGAGATCCTGCCCACCGACGACGAGATCAGCGCGGTGGCGGGTAATACCCTGAGCACGTTCGGTTTTCGACCGTTCGTCGGCGGTGCGGAGATCCTTCCCGACGGCTTCCGCACCGACGCCGACGCGTCGCCCATCGGCTGTGCCGCCGTCACCGACACCGCGCCGCGGATCGTCTACGAGCGCCTGCCGGTCCTCGAGGCCGCCAGGGAGAGCTACTTCAACTGGGATGAGGGCGTGGACACCTCGGGCGCGGACGCGGCGGTGATCCGACTGTCCACCGCGAGCGCCACCGGGGACGCGTTTGAATCCTTCGCGCGACAGTGGCAGCAGTGCGCGGGCACCACCGTGGTCAAGCACGTGCTGGGGACGGTCGTCGACGCCGCGATCTCCGACGTCGCCCGCAGGGACGGCGTGGTGGCCGCGACGGTGCGCACCCAACGGCAGCCGGGTACGGCCACCTCGCGCTACGAACGCGCCATCGGGATGCGGGGAAACACCATCGTCGAAGTGTCCCTTGCCATTACGCCCAAGGGTGAACGCCAACCGGATCCGCAGGCGGCGGCGGTGCGCATCGCCAAGGACATGCTGGACAGGAGCGCGGCGCCGGCTAGGCCCTGA
- a CDS encoding sugar ABC transporter substrate-binding protein encodes MTSDGSGDERRVVDSLLERLDTYGLGRRQFVKLLAGAGVAVAAGGTLAAVGGHKRAANGAVAYTDGQFALLNWSSTGDYQVQWAKAWKDAASQLGYKSVVLDGKNDAAVQSNQFNQLLTQKTTAIFVGLNDPGALPTMAHDSNDNGVLFQAAWNSPAWYTPWHSDAEGDKYNTFLMPDEYESVSKATDVLAKQIGEEGTIVRVGGYYPSIDGCETQRRVAVYDTLKKYPKITFAGELHAKYDADLSAKAAATLLARYPDTRGIVAVNDDAATGVIAGIEAAGKVPGKDVFVTGSNGSTAGIERVLSGKQLATTGNVPAYPSFVTLAQFHDRLRGWRPEPAERFYGWHAEIITRANVEAFKARYVDRPIGESFDVALLSRTEHPDDFDLQFDGYPVENLDLIWPGVPKPKGFQFPEAYLKARRNGDFDRIRALYREHYRTPVLGPSPYGRV; translated from the coding sequence GTGACCTCGGATGGAAGCGGTGACGAACGCCGCGTGGTCGACTCGTTGCTCGAGCGCCTCGACACCTACGGGCTCGGGCGGCGGCAGTTCGTCAAGCTGTTGGCGGGGGCCGGCGTCGCGGTCGCCGCGGGCGGCACCCTGGCCGCGGTCGGCGGGCACAAGCGGGCCGCGAACGGTGCCGTCGCCTACACCGACGGCCAATTCGCCCTGCTGAATTGGTCCTCGACGGGGGACTACCAGGTGCAGTGGGCCAAGGCGTGGAAGGACGCCGCGAGCCAACTGGGTTACAAGAGCGTGGTTCTGGACGGCAAGAACGACGCGGCCGTGCAGTCCAACCAGTTCAATCAGCTGCTCACGCAGAAGACGACGGCGATCTTCGTCGGGCTCAACGACCCCGGTGCCCTACCGACGATGGCGCACGACTCCAACGACAACGGTGTCCTCTTCCAGGCGGCCTGGAATTCACCGGCCTGGTACACCCCATGGCACAGCGACGCCGAGGGGGACAAGTACAACACCTTCCTCATGCCCGACGAGTACGAGTCGGTCAGCAAGGCGACCGACGTGCTGGCCAAGCAGATCGGTGAAGAGGGCACCATCGTTCGCGTGGGCGGGTACTACCCGTCGATCGACGGGTGCGAGACCCAACGCCGGGTCGCGGTCTACGACACGCTGAAGAAATACCCGAAGATCACGTTCGCCGGCGAGCTGCACGCCAAGTACGACGCCGACCTCTCGGCCAAGGCCGCAGCCACACTGCTGGCGCGCTACCCGGATACCAGGGGCATCGTCGCGGTCAACGACGACGCCGCCACCGGTGTGATCGCGGGCATCGAGGCGGCGGGCAAGGTACCCGGCAAGGACGTCTTCGTCACCGGCTCCAACGGGTCGACCGCGGGCATCGAACGCGTGCTGTCCGGCAAGCAGTTGGCCACCACCGGAAACGTGCCCGCCTACCCGTCGTTCGTCACCCTAGCGCAGTTCCACGACCGCCTGCGCGGATGGAGACCCGAACCCGCCGAACGGTTCTACGGCTGGCACGCCGAGATCATCACCCGCGCCAACGTCGAGGCGTTCAAGGCCCGCTACGTGGACCGACCGATCGGCGAGTCGTTCGACGTCGCGCTGCTGTCGCGCACCGAACACCCCGACGACTTCGACCTACAGTTCGACGGGTATCCCGTCGAGAATCTGGATCTCATCTGGCCGGGTGTGCCCAAGCCCAAGGGATTTCAGTTTCCCGAGGCGTATCTCAAGGCTCGGCGCAATGGTGACTTCGATCGGATTCGCGCGCTCTACCGGGAGCACTACCGCACGCCTGTCCTCGGTCCGTCCCCCTACGGGCGGGTGTGA
- a CDS encoding transglutaminase family protein, whose translation MWRMRVIHATGYAYKSPVTASFNEARLTPRSDSRQNVVLNRVETVPATRSYRYVDYWGTAVTAFDLHAPHTELEVTASSVVETDRDEEPTEKLTWDELASEAVKDQFDEYLASSDYAPSSRRMHRVGQRIAKYHDPQAAIVEAAQWVHTELAYVPGTTGVHSSGLDALREGKGVCQDFAHLTLILLRSMGIPARYVSGYLHPNAKAKVGDTIDGQSHAWIQAWTGGWWNYDPTNDKAINEQYISVGVGRDYHDVTPLKGIYSGEGSTDLDVVVEITRLA comes from the coding sequence ATGTGGCGCATGCGGGTCATCCATGCGACCGGGTACGCCTACAAGTCGCCGGTCACCGCGTCGTTCAACGAGGCGCGGTTGACGCCGCGGTCGGACTCGCGGCAAAACGTCGTGCTCAACCGGGTCGAGACGGTCCCCGCGACGCGGTCCTACCGCTACGTCGACTACTGGGGCACGGCCGTCACGGCGTTCGACCTGCACGCTCCGCACACCGAACTCGAGGTGACGGCGTCCTCGGTCGTCGAGACCGACCGGGACGAGGAGCCCACGGAGAAGCTGACGTGGGACGAGCTCGCCAGCGAGGCGGTCAAGGACCAGTTCGACGAGTACCTGGCGTCCTCGGACTACGCGCCGAGCAGCAGACGCATGCACCGGGTGGGCCAGCGCATCGCCAAGTACCACGATCCGCAGGCGGCGATCGTCGAGGCGGCCCAGTGGGTGCACACCGAACTGGCGTACGTGCCGGGGACCACGGGCGTGCACTCCTCGGGACTCGACGCGCTGCGCGAGGGCAAGGGCGTCTGCCAGGACTTCGCCCACCTCACGCTGATCCTGTTGCGCAGCATGGGAATTCCCGCCCGGTACGTGTCGGGCTACCTGCATCCGAACGCCAAGGCCAAGGTCGGCGACACCATCGACGGTCAGAGCCACGCGTGGATCCAGGCGTGGACGGGCGGCTGGTGGAACTACGACCCCACCAACGACAAGGCGATCAACGAGCAGTACATCAGCGTCGGCGTCGGCCGTGACTACCACGACGTGACGCCGCTGAAGGGCATCTACTCGGGGGAGGGGTCGACCGACCTCGACGTCGTCGTGGAGATCACCCGGCTGGCGTAG
- a CDS encoding aldo/keto reductase has protein sequence MTETVTLGDDLTVSAVGFGAMALTPVYGGVDDAESLQTLHRALDLGVTFIDTANVYGGGANERLIAHVLADRRDEVTLATKFGIVGNPADRAPDATPTARGDAAYVRQCIDESLQRLQTDVVDLYYMHRRDLTVPIEETVGAMAELVAAGKVRHLGLSEVTGDELRAAVAVHPIAAVQSEWSIWSRDVENQVVPTAAELGIGFVPYSPLGRGFLTGTLTSVSDFTESSDFRRNMPRFSDEALAKNLAVVEVIRSVAEEREATAAQVALAWLRYRADDFGVASAPIPGTRRAARVQENFDSLDVALSDAQLARLDAAAATVSGTRIANLAWVSAGRE, from the coding sequence ATGACCGAAACCGTCACGCTCGGCGACGACCTGACGGTCAGCGCGGTGGGGTTCGGCGCCATGGCGCTGACGCCGGTCTACGGCGGCGTCGACGACGCAGAGTCCCTGCAGACGCTGCACCGGGCGCTCGACCTGGGCGTCACGTTCATCGACACCGCGAACGTCTACGGTGGCGGCGCGAACGAGCGACTCATCGCGCACGTGCTCGCCGACCGGCGCGACGAGGTAACGCTGGCCACCAAGTTCGGCATCGTCGGCAACCCCGCCGACCGCGCCCCCGACGCCACGCCGACCGCGCGCGGCGACGCCGCCTACGTCCGGCAGTGCATCGACGAGAGCCTGCAACGGCTGCAGACCGACGTCGTCGACCTCTACTACATGCACCGGCGCGACCTGACCGTGCCGATCGAGGAGACCGTCGGGGCGATGGCCGAACTCGTCGCCGCGGGCAAGGTCCGCCATCTCGGCCTGTCCGAGGTGACGGGCGACGAGCTGCGCGCCGCCGTCGCGGTCCACCCGATCGCCGCCGTGCAGAGCGAATGGTCGATCTGGAGTCGTGACGTCGAGAACCAGGTGGTGCCGACGGCGGCCGAACTGGGCATCGGCTTCGTGCCCTACTCGCCGCTGGGCCGCGGCTTCCTGACGGGCACGCTCACGTCGGTCTCGGACTTCACCGAGTCGTCGGACTTCCGGCGCAACATGCCGCGGTTCTCCGACGAGGCGCTGGCGAAGAACCTCGCCGTCGTGGAGGTGATCCGCTCCGTCGCCGAGGAACGGGAGGCCACCGCGGCCCAGGTCGCCCTGGCCTGGCTGCGCTACCGGGCCGACGACTTCGGGGTGGCGTCGGCGCCCATCCCCGGCACCCGACGCGCCGCCCGCGTACAGGAGAACTTCGATTCCCTGGACGTCGCGCTGAGCGATGCCCAGCTGGCCCGCCTGGACGCTGCGGCCGCCACGGTGTCGGGCACCCGGATCGCGAACCTGGCGTGGGTGTCGGCCGGCCGCGAGTGA
- a CDS encoding GNAT family N-acetyltransferase has product MGVQVRPATRTDVPALSTTLGRAFFDDPVMCWMLPDARVRRRRLHRLFESLTRHHHLSRGGVEVATASDGIGAAALWDPPGQWRQTRAEEWRALPSLLWSFGASLRRGSIVEELMKAAHPEEPHWYLAVIGSDPDVRGTGFGQALMRSRLDRCDDEHAPAYLESSNPVNVPYYQRFGFEITGEIPLPGGGPSLVPMWRRPR; this is encoded by the coding sequence GTGGGCGTGCAGGTCAGACCCGCGACCCGGACCGACGTCCCCGCGCTGTCGACGACGCTGGGCCGGGCCTTCTTCGACGATCCCGTGATGTGCTGGATGCTGCCCGACGCCCGGGTGCGCCGTCGCAGGCTGCACCGGCTCTTCGAGTCGCTGACCCGCCATCACCATCTGTCGCGCGGCGGGGTGGAGGTGGCGACCGCAAGCGACGGGATCGGCGCCGCCGCGCTATGGGACCCGCCCGGCCAGTGGCGTCAGACCCGCGCCGAGGAGTGGCGCGCCCTGCCGTCGCTGCTGTGGTCGTTCGGAGCGTCCCTGCGCCGCGGCAGCATCGTCGAGGAGCTCATGAAGGCCGCCCACCCCGAGGAGCCGCACTGGTACCTGGCGGTCATCGGCAGCGATCCCGACGTCCGTGGCACGGGCTTCGGACAGGCGCTGATGCGGTCCCGGCTGGACCGCTGCGACGACGAGCACGCCCCGGCCTATCTGGAGTCGAGCAACCCCGTCAACGTGCCCTACTACCAGCGTTTCGGCTTCGAGATCACCGGGGAGATTCCGCTGCCCGGCGGTGGGCCCAGCCTGGTGCCGATGTGGCGTCGGCCGCGGTAG
- a CDS encoding sugar ABC transporter ATP-binding protein yields the protein MSTPTTEPRLQATGIVKTFGNNRALKGVDLVVGDGEVLGLIGENGAGKSTILNIVSGVLPYDSGSLRLDGREIAPKTYQDANRLGIFRVFQDAALIDSLAVYENAFFGWEHLFRSRTGGLDRRRLKRITEEALHTAGVDGIDVTLSTGALTPGQKQSVDIARVTALAELLEVERPVVLFDEPTTALDQEHEDNFLRLLQRLRGVAAVVFVSHRLPEILQTTDRITVFKDGESVGHRPTAGTDEGELHRLMVGRVRTQNYYREQAQRDVAADTPPRLVVDRVAGAGVLADASLEVAPGEIVGLAGTEGSGKRVLGEIIAGVVRPTEGRVLVNGEEVSGSVGDHVRAGIAYVPPDRSEKGLITSASLVENVQLASLHDRFATKRVGLWAVGLARKATERYVTELGIVAEGIDAPVSSLSGGNAQKVLIAKWLLRQPQVLILDEPTQGVDTGAREGIYDLLRQVAAAGTAVILVSDDLPELIGLSNRIVVITNGRISATVDAPPGAKPDEHDLVARMIPGATRPTVPTTVG from the coding sequence ATGAGCACTCCCACGACGGAACCGCGCCTGCAGGCGACGGGCATCGTCAAGACGTTCGGCAACAACCGCGCCCTGAAGGGTGTCGACCTCGTGGTCGGCGACGGCGAGGTCCTCGGCTTGATCGGGGAGAACGGCGCAGGCAAGAGCACGATCCTGAACATCGTGTCGGGAGTGCTGCCGTATGACTCCGGTTCGTTGCGACTGGACGGCAGGGAGATCGCGCCCAAGACCTACCAGGACGCCAACCGGCTCGGCATCTTCCGGGTGTTCCAGGACGCGGCGCTGATCGACTCGCTGGCCGTCTACGAGAACGCGTTCTTCGGCTGGGAGCACCTCTTCCGTTCGCGCACTGGCGGTCTGGACCGTCGGCGCCTCAAGCGGATCACGGAGGAGGCGTTGCACACCGCCGGCGTGGACGGCATCGACGTCACGCTGTCGACCGGTGCGCTCACCCCGGGGCAGAAGCAGAGCGTCGACATCGCCCGGGTGACCGCGCTGGCAGAACTGCTCGAGGTCGAACGTCCCGTAGTGCTGTTCGACGAGCCGACCACGGCCCTGGACCAGGAGCACGAGGACAACTTCCTGCGGCTGCTGCAGCGGTTGCGCGGAGTGGCCGCCGTGGTGTTCGTGTCACACCGGTTGCCGGAGATCCTGCAGACGACCGATCGGATCACCGTCTTCAAAGACGGTGAGTCAGTGGGACATCGACCGACTGCAGGCACTGACGAGGGAGAACTGCACCGCCTGATGGTGGGCCGCGTGCGGACGCAGAACTACTACCGCGAACAGGCCCAGCGCGACGTCGCGGCCGACACGCCGCCGCGCCTGGTGGTCGACCGGGTGGCGGGCGCGGGGGTGCTCGCGGACGCGTCGCTCGAGGTGGCACCCGGCGAGATCGTCGGGCTGGCGGGTACCGAGGGATCGGGCAAGCGCGTGCTTGGCGAGATCATCGCCGGGGTCGTGAGACCCACCGAGGGCAGGGTGCTCGTCAACGGCGAAGAGGTGTCCGGTTCCGTCGGCGACCACGTGCGGGCAGGCATCGCCTACGTGCCGCCGGACCGCTCCGAGAAGGGCCTCATCACGTCGGCGTCACTCGTCGAGAACGTCCAATTGGCCTCGCTGCACGACAGATTCGCCACCAAGCGGGTGGGTCTGTGGGCCGTCGGGCTGGCCAGGAAGGCGACCGAGCGCTACGTCACCGAACTCGGCATCGTCGCCGAGGGCATCGACGCCCCCGTGTCATCGCTCTCGGGTGGCAACGCGCAGAAGGTCCTCATCGCCAAGTGGTTGTTGCGTCAACCCCAGGTGCTGATCCTCGACGAACCCACCCAGGGCGTCGACACCGGTGCGCGCGAGGGCATCTACGACCTACTGCGGCAGGTCGCGGCGGCGGGCACCGCAGTGATCCTGGTCAGTGACGACCTGCCGGAGTTGATCGGGCTGTCCAACCGCATCGTGGTCATCACGAACGGACGGATCTCCGCCACCGTCGACGCCCCACCCGGCGCGAAACCGGACGAGCACGACCTCGTCGCCAGGATGATTCCCGGCGCCACTCGACCCACCGTTCCCACCACCGTCGGATGA
- the lepA gene encoding translation elongation factor 4: MATVSRYAGEARPSPHQEIPISSFADKTFTAPAQIRNFCIIAHIDHGKSTLADRMLGITGVVADRDMRAQYLDRMDIERERGITIKAQNVRLPWEADGQQYVLHLIDTPGHVDFTYEVSRALEACEGAVLLVDAAQGIEAQTLANLYLALDRDLTIIPVLNKIDLPAADPDRYASEIAHIIGCEPDDVLRVSGKTGAGVRELLDEVVRQIPAPVGDADAPARAMIFDSVYDIYRGVVTYVRVVDGTLRPREKIKMMSTGTTHELLEVGIVSPEPKASDGLGVGEVGYLITGVKDVRQSKVGDTVTSARNGATEALTGYREPKPMVYSGLYPVDGSDYPNLRDALERLQLNDAALTWEPETSVALGFGFRCGFLGLLHMEITRERLEREFDLDLISTSPNVVYRVVKDDGSELIVTNPSDWPDGKVGAVYEPIVKTTIIAPSEFIGTIMELCQSRRGELGGMDYLSPERVELRYTMPLGEIIFDFFDSLKSRTRGYASLDYEEAGEQEADLVKVDILLQGEAVDAFSAIVHKDGAAAYGNKMTTKLKELIPRQQFEVPVQAAIGARIIARENIRAIRKDVLSKCYGGDITRKRKLLEKQKEGKKRMKTIGRVEVPQEAFVAALSSDAASDKPKK, from the coding sequence GTGGCGACGGTCAGTCGATACGCTGGAGAGGCACGACCGAGCCCCCACCAGGAGATTCCCATCAGCAGCTTCGCCGACAAGACCTTCACTGCGCCGGCGCAGATTCGGAACTTCTGCATCATCGCCCACATCGACCACGGCAAGTCGACGTTGGCCGACCGGATGCTGGGCATCACCGGCGTCGTCGCCGACCGGGACATGCGGGCGCAGTACCTCGACCGCATGGACATCGAGCGCGAACGCGGCATCACCATCAAGGCGCAGAACGTGCGCCTGCCCTGGGAGGCCGACGGTCAGCAGTACGTGCTGCACCTGATCGACACGCCCGGCCACGTCGACTTCACCTACGAGGTGTCCCGCGCGCTGGAGGCCTGCGAGGGTGCGGTGCTGCTCGTCGACGCCGCGCAGGGCATCGAGGCCCAGACCCTGGCGAACCTGTACCTGGCGCTGGACCGCGATCTGACGATCATCCCGGTGCTCAACAAGATCGACCTGCCCGCCGCCGACCCCGACCGCTATGCCTCCGAGATCGCCCACATCATCGGCTGCGAGCCCGACGACGTGCTGCGGGTCTCCGGCAAGACCGGCGCCGGCGTGCGCGAGTTGCTCGACGAGGTGGTCCGCCAGATCCCCGCGCCCGTCGGGGACGCCGATGCGCCCGCCCGGGCGATGATCTTCGACTCGGTCTACGACATCTACCGCGGCGTCGTGACGTACGTCCGCGTAGTCGACGGCACGCTGCGGCCGCGCGAGAAGATCAAGATGATGTCCACCGGCACCACGCACGAGCTGCTGGAAGTGGGTATCGTCTCACCGGAGCCGAAGGCATCCGACGGCCTCGGCGTCGGTGAGGTGGGCTACCTCATCACCGGGGTGAAGGACGTCCGCCAGTCCAAGGTCGGTGACACCGTGACCTCGGCCCGCAACGGGGCCACCGAGGCGCTGACCGGCTACCGCGAGCCCAAGCCGATGGTCTACTCGGGGCTCTACCCGGTCGACGGCTCCGACTACCCGAATCTGCGCGACGCGCTGGAGCGGTTGCAGCTCAACGATGCGGCGCTGACGTGGGAGCCCGAGACCTCGGTGGCGCTGGGATTCGGTTTCCGCTGCGGGTTCCTCGGCCTGCTGCACATGGAGATCACCCGCGAGCGTCTCGAGCGCGAGTTCGACCTCGACCTGATCTCTACGTCGCCCAACGTGGTGTACCGGGTGGTCAAGGACGACGGTTCCGAACTCATCGTGACCAACCCGTCCGACTGGCCCGACGGCAAGGTCGGCGCCGTCTACGAACCCATCGTCAAGACGACGATCATCGCCCCGAGTGAGTTCATCGGCACCATCATGGAGCTGTGCCAGTCGCGGCGCGGCGAGCTCGGCGGCATGGACTACCTGTCGCCCGAGCGCGTCGAGCTGCGCTACACGATGCCGTTGGGCGAGATCATCTTCGACTTCTTCGACTCGTTGAAGTCGCGCACCCGCGGCTACGCCAGCCTGGACTACGAGGAGGCCGGCGAGCAGGAGGCCGATCTCGTCAAGGTCGACATCCTGCTGCAGGGTGAGGCGGTGGACGCGTTCTCGGCCATCGTGCACAAGGACGGTGCTGCCGCCTACGGCAACAAGATGACCACCAAGCTCAAGGAACTCATTCCGCGCCAGCAGTTCGAGGTCCCCGTTCAGGCCGCCATCGGCGCGAGAATCATTGCGCGCGAGAACATTCGGGCCATCCGCAAGGACGTGCTGAGCAAGTGCTACGGCGGTGACATCACCCGCAAGCGCAAGCTGCTCGAGAAGCAGAAGGAAGGCAAGAAGCGGATGAAGACCATCGGCCGGGTCGAGGTCCCGCAGGAGGCCTTCGTCGCGGCGCTGTCCTCGGACGCCGCCAGCGACAAGCCGAAGAAGTAG
- a CDS encoding LLM class flavin-dependent oxidoreductase yields MSIRPLHFSAFVMNTTSHILQGVWRRPEAGQTNFNSLDHWVELAKILERGRFDVIFFADVIGLYGDYGGSYEKYVHSGLQIPSNDPSVIASAIAYNTTDLGIAITSSVIQEHPFNFARKISTLDHASHGRIAWNIVTNALANGARNFGYDELEEHDERYRWADEYVDVAYKLWEGSWDDGALLQDRERGLHGDYAKIHKINHVGTRYRVEGPHLVAPSPQRTPVLFQAGSSPAGRDFAARNAEAQFIITPGPEQARVLIDDTRRRVVAAGREPGDLKFFQGLHFVVGSTEAEAQRKAGELDDAIDLDAMVAHLSGAVGVDFGGYPLDTPLGDIGHTDGVRSIVDWVQQSVSGRAATIRDLGLLQGRNSRVVGTPETIADRLEQWRAAGVDGINVVNATIPGSYAEFVYHVIPVLQDRGLAQREYSPGTTRKKLFGSDLLPERHPAAAYRGAFTPVRA; encoded by the coding sequence ATGTCGATCAGACCGCTGCACTTCTCGGCGTTCGTGATGAATACGACCTCGCACATCCTGCAGGGCGTGTGGCGTCGACCCGAGGCGGGCCAGACCAACTTCAACTCCCTGGACCACTGGGTGGAGTTGGCGAAGATCCTCGAGCGCGGGCGTTTCGACGTCATCTTCTTCGCCGACGTCATCGGTCTGTACGGCGACTACGGCGGCTCCTACGAGAAGTACGTGCACTCCGGGCTGCAGATCCCCAGCAACGACCCCAGTGTCATCGCCTCGGCGATCGCCTACAACACGACCGATCTCGGCATCGCGATCACCAGCTCGGTGATTCAGGAGCATCCGTTCAACTTCGCCCGCAAGATCTCGACACTGGATCACGCGTCCCATGGGCGGATCGCCTGGAACATCGTCACCAACGCACTTGCCAACGGCGCCCGCAACTTTGGCTACGACGAGCTGGAGGAACACGACGAGCGCTACCGCTGGGCCGACGAGTACGTCGACGTGGCCTACAAGCTGTGGGAGGGCTCGTGGGACGACGGCGCACTACTGCAGGACCGGGAGCGCGGACTGCACGGCGACTACGCGAAGATTCACAAGATCAACCACGTCGGCACGCGCTACCGCGTCGAGGGTCCGCACCTGGTGGCCCCGTCACCGCAACGCACCCCGGTGCTTTTTCAGGCCGGATCATCGCCTGCTGGACGGGATTTCGCGGCTCGCAACGCCGAAGCACAGTTCATCATCACCCCGGGACCGGAGCAGGCGCGCGTCCTCATCGACGACACCCGCCGCCGGGTCGTGGCCGCCGGGCGCGAACCCGGCGACCTGAAGTTCTTTCAAGGACTGCACTTCGTCGTCGGCAGCACCGAGGCCGAAGCGCAGCGCAAGGCCGGCGAGCTCGACGACGCCATCGACCTCGACGCCATGGTGGCCCATCTGTCGGGCGCGGTGGGGGTCGACTTCGGTGGCTACCCACTGGACACCCCACTGGGCGACATCGGCCACACCGACGGCGTCCGCAGCATCGTCGACTGGGTACAGCAGTCGGTCTCGGGGCGGGCGGCCACGATCCGCGATCTTGGTCTCCTGCAGGGCCGCAACTCGAGGGTGGTCGGCACCCCGGAGACCATCGCCGACCGGTTGGAGCAGTGGCGCGCTGCGGGTGTCGACGGCATCAACGTCGTCAACGCAACCATCCCCGGCAGTTACGCGGAATTCGTGTACCACGTGATCCCCGTCCTACAGGATCGCGGTCTGGCGCAACGCGAGTACTCCCCCGGCACGACGCGCAAGAAGCTCTTCGGGAGCGATCTACTGCCCGAACGTCATCCGGCCGCGGCCTACCGGGGAGCCTTCACACCCGTCAGGGCCTAG
- a CDS encoding type II toxin-antitoxin system PemK/MazF family toxin yields the protein MAAQWKTFQRVAEQLVFQEAPKIIRQLQRPETRPRTLQEGLKLGLNVGINVGRSVLAGAPAEPQRAIAAGRPITKDSVPTAHRARRVSYAPNLDGRADPGEIVWTWVVYEEDPSRGKDRPVLVVGRDGSTLLGLMLSSQERHVSDRSWVGIGSGSWDYEGRASWVRLDRVLDVPEEGIRREGAILARETFEVVAQRLRTQYSWS from the coding sequence ATGGCTGCGCAGTGGAAGACCTTTCAGCGCGTGGCGGAGCAGTTGGTGTTCCAAGAGGCGCCCAAGATCATCCGTCAGCTGCAGAGACCCGAGACCCGGCCGCGCACCCTGCAGGAGGGCCTCAAGCTGGGCCTGAACGTCGGGATCAACGTCGGCCGCAGCGTGCTCGCCGGCGCACCCGCCGAGCCGCAGCGTGCCATCGCGGCCGGCCGGCCGATCACCAAGGACAGCGTGCCCACCGCCCACCGGGCTCGCCGGGTGTCCTATGCGCCGAACCTCGACGGGCGGGCCGACCCCGGCGAGATCGTGTGGACGTGGGTCGTCTACGAGGAGGACCCCTCGCGCGGCAAGGACCGGCCCGTGCTCGTCGTCGGCCGCGACGGGTCGACGCTGCTGGGTCTGATGCTGTCCAGCCAGGAGCGCCACGTGTCCGACCGCAGTTGGGTCGGAATCGGTAGCGGCAGTTGGGATTACGAGGGGCGAGCGAGCTGGGTGCGGCTCGACCGCGTGCTCGACGTGCCGGAGGAGGGCATTCGCCGCGAGGGCGCCATCCTCGCCCGCGAGACGTTCGAGGTCGTCGCGCAACGGTTGCGCACCCAGTACTCCTGGAGCTGA